ACTTTAGGTTGATGGGTTTGATGTTCAGATTGGTTAGTTTTCATTCTTGGGCGATCGCATGATTGCGGGTTGGGCTGCCTCCAATTTTCCATTGGAGGAACTCAGGGACTTCCAAGAAATAAATTATCCAAATAAACGAACCACAGAGACACAGAGAACACAGAGAGAGGAGGAATAGAGAGAGTTTTTGCGTCAGTTTTGGAACATTTTTTTATTTGGAAGTCCCTCACGAAGCGAGTAGAGCGCAATCTGACCATCGCTCAATTTAGACCGCTCAAGTTCTTTGAGTTAACACGCGACTTAGATGTGCGTCCGCCAATGAAAAGTGCGGTGGTTTTATTGCACGCTTGAGTCTGTTTTTACGGTGGTTTGCAGCTGGTGTTCGAGATGTAAAATTTCCGCTGCCCGCTCCCCGACTATTACGCAGGGAGCCATCGTGTTACCAGTCGTTACTCGTGGCAGAATAGATCCATCAGCAATCCGGAGATTGTCGATTCCATAGACTCTCAGGTTGCTATCCACCACCGACATAGAATCTCGACCCATCTTTGCGGTACAGGTTTCGTGCCAGAAACTCGTTGCAGCATCCCGAATAAAACGTTCGAGTTCGGCCCCTTTCAAATTACCTGGCATTACTTCTCGCTTGACAAACGGACGAAGTGGAGCGGAGTTACCCACTTCGCGGCAGAGTTCTACGCAGGCGATCGCAGTTTTGAGATCATCCGCGTCAGACAGAGTGTTTGCATCAATCAGAATCGGGTCAGATGGATTAGCTCCCGTCAGGCGCAGACGGCCTCGGCTTTTGGGATGGGCAATCGCCCCGAATAATGTCCAACCTGCATCGGGTAAGCCAAACCGGGCGACATTCTCGGCAGTGGATTTTGGCACTTCAGCCTGACAGACAAATAAATCTGGACTGTCAAGCCCGGACTGGCTGGTTGAGAAAAAGATTGCCTCGGACATGTTGTTTCTTGGTTCGAGAGCGTTTTCATATTCCCAGACACAATCGAATGCAACATGGTCTTGAAAATTTTGCCCCACACCGGGAAGGTGCTGCACGACAGGAATTCCAAATCGCCGCAACTCCGTCGCATCACCAATACCGGATTGCATCAGCACTTTCGGCGTATGGATTGCACCGAGTGACAGCACGACTTCGACTGCCGCACCAATGCGATAGAGTGTGCCAAGGTAAGAAATCTCCACGCCAGTCGCCCGCTTACCCTGGAACGTCAGCCGCGTCACCAGTGCATGAGTGAGAACCGTCAGATTGGGTCGATCCATATAAGGGAAGACGTAGGAGCGGAAGATAGATTCGCGCTTGCCATTGCGGACTCGCACATCGCTGATAGCGGCGCCCTTCACTGCTTCCATCATGCGACCGTTCGGATTCTCGAAAGTAGGAATACCGACCGATCGCGCTCCTGCGATCGTTGCGGGTGCGATCGGGTTTGGATCTGGCGGGGGCTGCACAAAGACGGGTCCTCCCGTTCCCCGGTACATCGGGTCTGGCGCACCATGCCAATCTTCCAGGCGGCGATAGAGATTCAAGACCGATTCATAGCCCCAGGCTGGATCATTCACTTCAGCGGCGAAGAGATCCCAATCGTGCTGGTGTCCGCGTGCCCAAACCATGACGTTGATGCTCGATCCACCGCCGAGTACTTTGCCCATCGAGAACGGAATTGAACGATCGTTGACATGGGGATTCGGCTGTCCCTGGAAGCTCCAGTCGCGATCGCTTCCAAGATTCATAAACCATTGATTCGCGGTGACAACACTGGGTACATCATCGGTGCCTCCCGCTTCCAGCAGCAGAACGCTGACATCTGGATTCTCAGCCAGTCTGCGGGCAACCACCGAGCCAGAAGATCCAGACCCGCAAACAATAAAATCGTACTGCTGCCTTAGCTCAGAGGTGAGCTTGTGCTGGTTGCTGCGGACGCGATCGGTGAAATTGTCATCATTACTGGTGCTACCCAGATCGTTGTCCCGTTCATGCTCAAATTCATTCTCAAAATTCGTTTTCATTGGGTCTACCTTGCTTTCAAAATCGAAATGATTCCGTTATATCTGTCACTCGGCTCAAAATCGGTAGAGACGCTTAACCCGCATTTCTCACAAGTTTGAAATGC
This Nostoc sp. C052 DNA region includes the following protein-coding sequences:
- a CDS encoding GMC family oxidoreductase produces the protein MKTNFENEFEHERDNDLGSTSNDDNFTDRVRSNQHKLTSELRQQYDFIVCGSGSSGSVVARRLAENPDVSVLLLEAGGTDDVPSVVTANQWFMNLGSDRDWSFQGQPNPHVNDRSIPFSMGKVLGGGSSINVMVWARGHQHDWDLFAAEVNDPAWGYESVLNLYRRLEDWHGAPDPMYRGTGGPVFVQPPPDPNPIAPATIAGARSVGIPTFENPNGRMMEAVKGAAISDVRVRNGKRESIFRSYVFPYMDRPNLTVLTHALVTRLTFQGKRATGVEISYLGTLYRIGAAVEVVLSLGAIHTPKVLMQSGIGDATELRRFGIPVVQHLPGVGQNFQDHVAFDCVWEYENALEPRNNMSEAIFFSTSQSGLDSPDLFVCQAEVPKSTAENVARFGLPDAGWTLFGAIAHPKSRGRLRLTGANPSDPILIDANTLSDADDLKTAIACVELCREVGNSAPLRPFVKREVMPGNLKGAELERFIRDAATSFWHETCTAKMGRDSMSVVDSNLRVYGIDNLRIADGSILPRVTTGNTMAPCVIVGERAAEILHLEHQLQTTVKTDSSVQ